TGAAACTCGCGTTTTCCTCTATTTTCTCAATTTTATTACTCCCATTACAAAATACTAAATCACAAAAAGTCACTGGGCACAATCTAAAGTTTGGCTCGATTATTGATCTAATATAATCGAAACAATAAAATATTATATGGTAAAAAAAGAAAAAATGAAAAAATTATTAGAAATTAACCCCTTATCATTCTATGTGACCAACTGGGGATTTATCAACAACACCGAACCAAAAAGAACGCGCAAAACCAACCAACCCTCTCCGAAAAATTAAGCGTTCTCCTCCAAACAATTTCAATCAAATTTATTAAAATCATCTGCTGATATCCTCCATACGGATATTAAGTAAGAGATTTATTCTTTTACTTATTCCGTAATTAGAGGATATCAAATTATGCAAAATAAATTGCCAATAAAATCACAATAACGATACAGGCTATCATGATGTATTTATTCAATTGGCTATTTTTCTCTCCTTCATCACTTTTATAGTGATAATCACGTTTATTCGGCAAATTCATAAGTCTGTTTTTATTAATGATGAAGTTACGGACTTTTTTCCATATTATTCATGATGATAAGGTTCACCTTTCATAATTGAAAACGCCCGATAGAGTTGTTCTGTAAAGAATAAACGGATCATCTGATGCGAAAATGTCATTTTTGACAAGGACATTTTGGAACTGGCACGGTCATAGATCTTTTGATCAAACCCGTATGGACCACCAATAATAAACACCATATGTTGCACACTATTGATCATCATTTTCTCCAAATAAGCAGAAAAATCCAAAGAGCGAAACTCTTTACCAAACTCATCCAGTAGTATGACCATATCCTGTGGCTGTAATTGTTTTAAAATCAATCCGGCCTCTTTGTCTTTCTGCTGCTCCTCAGAAAGACTTTTGCTATTTTTAATGTCCGGTATCACAACGATATTAAAGTTGACATAGAACTTTAGTCTTTTGATGTATTTGTCGATTCCTTCGATCAAGTATTTATCATCTGTCTTTCCAATACAAAGTAACGTTATTTTCATAGTATCAATCAAGTTCCCAAAGTTCCGATTTTATTTAAAATATACGTAAACAAAAAGCCACAAAACAATAAACAAAGATATTCGTTTAGTTATAGAACATTTATTTTCGCAACATATGCACAAAAACCAAATTTTAGTATGAAAAAAAATAAATCAATCTTTCTTATTGCCTTAAGTTTAATTAGCTTTCGAAGTTTCAGCCAGGAAGCTCCTACGGATACCACTAAAACATGGACAATCAAAGGTGAAAACACTTTTTTGATCAACCAGAGTTCCTTCTCCAATTGGGTCGCAGGGGGTGTCAATTCATTTTCGGGAAATCTTACATTAAATTATGATTTCAATTATAAGAAAGACAAATGGTCTTGGGATAACAAAGTATTAGCTGCCTATGGTTTAACTTTCCAAAAGGAATCGGACTGGCGCAAAAATGATGATAGATTAGTATTGAATAGCTTACTGGGACATAAAGCCTCAGAATATTGGCTGTATACCTTTTTTCTGAACTTTAACACACAATTTGCGGATGGATTTGATTATACCAAAACTCCCAAAGAGCGTATTTCGCGATTCCTAGCCCCAGCGTATTTAAGCTTTGGACCAGGTTTTGCCTACAAAAAATCTGACAACTTGAGATTTAATCTTTCACCTGCGGCAGTAAGATTCGTTTTTGTCAATGACACCCTCCTTTCTACGAGATACGGACTGGATGCGGGTAAAAAAGTAAGAACTGAATTCGGCGCATCTTTTGATGCCTATTATAAAGTAAACCTAATGGAGAATGTTTCCTTTGAAAATATCTTAAAACTTTATTCAAATTATCTGGATAAACCGCAGAATATTGACATAGACTATACCGCAAATCTCTTCATGAAGGTCAATAAGTTTATCACTGTAAACGCAGGGGTACAGATGATTTACGATGACAATACAGCCATTCCTGTTATCAAAGAAGGAAAAGAAATCGGAAAAAGGAACTCTGCTTTACAGATCAGACAGATCGTCGGCGCTGGGGTGACTTACAAATTCTAGTTGACTCAAGTAAAAATATACAACAATTCGTAGAAGATAACGAAGATAGCTACGATGGTTGATTAAACCTAGGTCAAAAAAAAGCCGAAATATGATATTTCGGCTTTTCCATTTATGGATACTGATGTAAAATTACAGATTAAAAAGGTGCATCGTCAGGCATATCATTCATGCGGGAAGGCATAGTAATGCCTCCGCTAAAGCCTGCTCCACCGAAGTCTTCACCAAAATTTGGTGATGGATTCAATGCCGAGGCAGAAAATGTGGTTGGAGCATCTCCAAAACCATCACCGCCACCCATTCCAGAAAACTCGTCTTCAAGATCGACAAATTTAACGAATTTACCTACGAAACGAAGTGGTACGATCCCTGTTTCACCATTACGGTGCTTGGCGATAATAACTTCACCGACACCAGCTGTTGGGCGTCCCTCTTCATCTTCAGTCAAACCATAATACTCTGGTCTATATAAGAAAAGTACCATATCGGCATCCTGCTCGATAGATCCTGATTCACGCAAATCCGATAGCATCGGCCTTTTACTATTTCCTGGTCTCGACTCCACGGCACGGCTTAACTGCGATAATGCCAGTACCGGAATGCTCAATTCTTTCGCAACGGACTTCAAAGCACGGGAAATACTACCGATTTCTTGCTCACGGTTACCACCGCCCTTGCCTTCAGCTTTACCATGCATCAATTGCAAGTAATCGACAATCACCATCTGGATATCATACTGTGCTTTCAGACGACGGCATTTTGCTCTAAATTCAAATACGTTCAATGCAGGAGTATCATCAATAATGATCGGTGCCTCCGTCAATCGACCGATACGTGAATGCAATTGCTGCCATTCGTGATCGGCAAGATTTCCTTTTTTCAGTTTCTCTTGTTCAATTTCAGTTTCACCAGCGATAAGACGATTAACCAACTGAACAGAGGACATCTCCAGCGAGAATACCGCAACAGCCTTACCATGTTCAACAGCAGCATTTCGTGCTACAGACAATACAAATGCTGTTTTACCCATGGCTGGACGGGCGGCGATAATCACTAAGTCAGAAGGCTGCCAACCGGAAGTCATGCGATCGAGTGCAGTTAAACCCGACGGCACACCTGTCAGACCATCTGTACGATCACGCAACATCTCAAGATTGGATATTGCTTCACGCATAATGTCATCCATCTTCCGCGAATCTCTTCTCAAGTTATTTTGTGCAATATCAAACAAGCTCTTCTCGGCATGATCCAAGAGATCAAAAATATCCGATGTCTCATCATATGAACTATTGATAATCTCAGTAGACACTTTGATCAGCTCCCTTTGAATATATTTTTGTGAAATAATACGCGCATGGTATTCGATATTAGCAGCAGAGACAACCCGATCGGTAAGCTGCGTGATATAATAAGCTCCACCTACCATTTCCAGTGCCCCCATTCTACGTAACTCGGATGTGACTGTCAAAATATCAATCGGCGAAGTCTTTTGAAATAAGCCAAATATAGCTTCAAAAATTTTCTGATGTGATTCCTTATAAAAAGACTCTGGTTTTAGAATATCAATAATCTCGCTCAGTGCATTTTTTTCAAGCATCAATGCGCCCAAAACAGCTTCCTCAAGATCTACTGCCTGGGGCGGTAGCTTACCCAAGCCGCTTACCATGTTGTTTAATTTGGTACGGCGCTCACCATAATTACCTCTTTTGTTATTATCCGTATTATTCGCTTCAAAATTGCTCTCGTTCATCATGATATTATATCAGAAATATAGCTTCCCAGCTCTTAAATTTAAGATGGGATAACAAATGTATAAAAAATAAAATTCACAAAGACGCTGAATTACAAACAGCATAATTAGTTCGTCAGACACCAACTGTCAAAACGCTTTGAAGGACACAGTTTTAACGATGCACTTTTCAACATTAAATGTTGAAAACATGTTGAAAATAAAAAACAGGCACTTAAAATCAATACATTAAAAAGTGTTGATAACTTAAGGTATTGTGAATAACCAAAATGATCGAAATTCAAAATGATTGGGTTTAATTCTGCCTGAACACCACGCTAGCATTGCTTTGTTAACGCGGAAAAGGCTTCAACTTTAAATCAAAAAACAAATCCCATTTTAAGCATTAAAAATATACTTATATTGTATATTTGTAAAATGACGCACGATTCTTCAACATTAAAGCCCTATAAAGATGCCAATGATGGCAAGAAAAAACAGGTAGCGGATATGTTCAACAATATTTCCCATTCCTATGATTTCTTAAACCACTTCATGTCCTTGGGGATTGATATTATATGGCGAAAGAAAGCCATTAATGCCCTAAAGTCCATTAATCCTCAGCTCATGTTAGATGTGGCGACCGGAACAGGTGATTTTGCATTGGAATCCATCAAGATATTGAATCCAAAAAAAATAATTGGAGTCGATATTTCTCAAGGAATGCTTGATGTGGCTAAAAAGAAAATCGCAAACAAAGGACTGGAAAATCAATTTGAAGTACAATTAGGCGATTCGGAAAGGCTTCAATTTGAAGACAATACCTTTGACGCTGTTACCGTTGCATTTGGTGTCCGTAACTTTGAAAACTTAGAAAAAGGATTGTCCGACATTTATCGTGTATTGAAACCCGGTGGTAAGGCCGTTATTTTGGAATTTTCGAACCCAAAAAAATTCCCTATAAAGCAGCTTTACAATTTTTACTTCAAATATGTAACACCGACTATTGGAAAATTCTTCTCAAAAGATGCGAGTGCTTACGAATATTTACCGGAATCCGTTGCTCAGTTCCCAGATGGACAGAAATTTGTTGCAATAAATAAAAAAGCTGGCTTCGACCAAACGATTGTGAGACCACAAACATTTGGTATCTGCACGATTTATATTGCGACAAAATAGGTCTATCAAGGACTCTTGGATTGAGTTTTATCAATAGATGAAATTACAGTCAGCAATGAGATTTACTATTTCAACTAGTTAAAAAATATGACAAAGACAGTTTTCATCACAGGAGCAAGTTCAGGTATTGGTCAAGCCTGTGCTGAAGTGTTGGCGAAGGAAGGTTACAATCTTTTGCTTTGTGCCCGTAGACTAAATCGGCTAGATATATTGAAGGAAAAATTGAATTCAATCTATCCCCACATCAAAATTCATACATTTGAATTGGATGTCAGAGATTCAGAACAGGTTCAAAACCAAATGAACGGTTTACCAGAGGAATGGAAAACAATCCATGTATTAATCAATAATGCAGGGCTTAGCCAAGGTCTGGACCCAATCCAGGATGGTGATATCGGTGACTGGGATAGAATGATCGACACCAATGTCAAAGGACTACTTTATGTCAGCAAAGCAGTCATCCCATTAATGGATACCGCAAATGGAGCACATATTGTCAATTTGGGCTCTATTGCAGGCAAAGAAGTATACCCAAATGGTAACGTATACTGCGCTAGCAAACATGCGGTAGACGCGTTAACAAAAGCGATGCGTATAGACTTACTTTCCAAAGGTATCAAAGTAACTTCTATCGACCCCGGTATGGTTGAAACAGAATTCTCTGAGGTTCGCTTTCATGGGGACAAAGAAAGAGCAAAAAGCGTGTATACAGGTGTACAGCCCCTGACCGGTACCGACATTGCCGAAACTATCCTTTTCGTCATCACCAGACCAGCTCATGTTAATATCAACGATCTATTAATAATGCCGACAGCACAGGCTACAGGCACGATTGTCAATCGAAAATAATTTAAATATCATGTCATTAGAAACACAAATAAATCAAGACATTAAAGCAGCAATGATTGCAAAAAATACGGCAGCATTGCGTGGATTACGTGCGATTAAAGCAGCTATTCTCCTCGCGAAAACGGAGAAAGGCCATGCAGAAGATCTGAATCAAGAAGCTGAAATTAAAGTTTTACAAAAACTGGTAAAACAAAGACGTGAATCTGCTGAAATCTATAAGACTCAAAATCGTGAGGATCTTTACCAAATCGAGGTAGAAGAAGAAAAAGTAATTGAAGCTTACCTTCCTAAACAAATGAGCAAAGAGGAAGTAGAGTCTGTTATCAAAGCGATCATCGCTGAGACCGGCGCTTCATCCATTAAAGAAATGGGAAAAGTAATGGGTGCTGCGAATCAAAAATTAGCCGGACAAGCTGACGGAAAAACAATTTCCGAAGTTGTAAAAAGCCTATTGGCATAATTTTCACTTTTAATAATACAAATTGAGTTACCGATCAATCTGTTTCAGTTTATGGTCGGTAACTCAATTTCCCCTCTTTATTCGCTATCATGCAATATAATTGGAAACTTAAGAATTTTGAAGAGCTAACAAACCGTGAATTGTACCGTATTTTAAAATTACGTACAGCGGTTTTTGTATTGGAACAAGAGTGTCTATATCCTGAACTGGATGATAAAGATTACGTCTGTCTGCATCTTTGGGCTGAGCAGGATGGAGAAATTGTCGCTTACACCCGTTTAGTCCCAGCTGGAATTTCATATCCACAACCTTCCATCGGGCGTGTTATTGTTGTGAAAGAAGCCCGAGGAACAGGCCTAAGTCAACTGCTTATGCATAAATCTATTGAAGCTACTTTAGACGCTTTTGGATCTCAGGATATTCAAATCGGTGCGCAATTTCACTTAAAGTCATTCTATGAGAAATTAGGATTTGAACAAAACTCTGAACCCTATCCAGATTACGGAATCCTTCACATTGACATGACTAAATCTATTATCAAATAGACTATTTTTATGAATAACATTGTAATCATTACTGCTGCCCTATTAGGCGCGTTGGCAATTATACTTGGCGCCTTTGGAGCACACGCATTCAAAAAAATTCTATCGCCCGAAAAATTGGATTCATTTGAAGTGGGTGTTCGCTATCAAATGTATGCGGCGATCACCTTATTAGT
The window above is part of the Sphingobacterium sp. ML3W genome. Proteins encoded here:
- the dnaB gene encoding replicative DNA helicase, with the protein product MMNESNFEANNTDNNKRGNYGERRTKLNNMVSGLGKLPPQAVDLEEAVLGALMLEKNALSEIIDILKPESFYKESHQKIFEAIFGLFQKTSPIDILTVTSELRRMGALEMVGGAYYITQLTDRVVSAANIEYHARIISQKYIQRELIKVSTEIINSSYDETSDIFDLLDHAEKSLFDIAQNNLRRDSRKMDDIMREAISNLEMLRDRTDGLTGVPSGLTALDRMTSGWQPSDLVIIAARPAMGKTAFVLSVARNAAVEHGKAVAVFSLEMSSVQLVNRLIAGETEIEQEKLKKGNLADHEWQQLHSRIGRLTEAPIIIDDTPALNVFEFRAKCRRLKAQYDIQMVIVDYLQLMHGKAEGKGGGNREQEIGSISRALKSVAKELSIPVLALSQLSRAVESRPGNSKRPMLSDLRESGSIEQDADMVLFLYRPEYYGLTEDEEGRPTAGVGEVIIAKHRNGETGIVPLRFVGKFVKFVDLEDEFSGMGGGDGFGDAPTTFSASALNPSPNFGEDFGGAGFSGGITMPSRMNDMPDDAPF
- a CDS encoding SDR family oxidoreductase; this translates as MTKTVFITGASSGIGQACAEVLAKEGYNLLLCARRLNRLDILKEKLNSIYPHIKIHTFELDVRDSEQVQNQMNGLPEEWKTIHVLINNAGLSQGLDPIQDGDIGDWDRMIDTNVKGLLYVSKAVIPLMDTANGAHIVNLGSIAGKEVYPNGNVYCASKHAVDALTKAMRIDLLSKGIKVTSIDPGMVETEFSEVRFHGDKERAKSVYTGVQPLTGTDIAETILFVITRPAHVNINDLLIMPTAQATGTIVNRK
- a CDS encoding GNAT family N-acetyltransferase — translated: MQYNWKLKNFEELTNRELYRILKLRTAVFVLEQECLYPELDDKDYVCLHLWAEQDGEIVAYTRLVPAGISYPQPSIGRVIVVKEARGTGLSQLLMHKSIEATLDAFGSQDIQIGAQFHLKSFYEKLGFEQNSEPYPDYGILHIDMTKSIIK
- the ubiE gene encoding bifunctional demethylmenaquinone methyltransferase/2-methoxy-6-polyprenyl-1,4-benzoquinol methylase UbiE; translation: MTHDSSTLKPYKDANDGKKKQVADMFNNISHSYDFLNHFMSLGIDIIWRKKAINALKSINPQLMLDVATGTGDFALESIKILNPKKIIGVDISQGMLDVAKKKIANKGLENQFEVQLGDSERLQFEDNTFDAVTVAFGVRNFENLEKGLSDIYRVLKPGGKAVILEFSNPKKFPIKQLYNFYFKYVTPTIGKFFSKDASAYEYLPESVAQFPDGQKFVAINKKAGFDQTIVRPQTFGICTIYIATK
- the rlmH gene encoding 23S rRNA (pseudouridine(1915)-N(3))-methyltransferase RlmH, producing the protein MKITLLCIGKTDDKYLIEGIDKYIKRLKFYVNFNIVVIPDIKNSKSLSEEQQKDKEAGLILKQLQPQDMVILLDEFGKEFRSLDFSAYLEKMMINSVQHMVFIIGGPYGFDQKIYDRASSKMSLSKMTFSHQMIRLFFTEQLYRAFSIMKGEPYHHE
- a CDS encoding GatB/YqeY domain-containing protein codes for the protein MSLETQINQDIKAAMIAKNTAALRGLRAIKAAILLAKTEKGHAEDLNQEAEIKVLQKLVKQRRESAEIYKTQNREDLYQIEVEEEKVIEAYLPKQMSKEEVESVIKAIIAETGASSIKEMGKVMGAANQKLAGQADGKTISEVVKSLLA
- a CDS encoding DUF3078 domain-containing protein codes for the protein MKKNKSIFLIALSLISFRSFSQEAPTDTTKTWTIKGENTFLINQSSFSNWVAGGVNSFSGNLTLNYDFNYKKDKWSWDNKVLAAYGLTFQKESDWRKNDDRLVLNSLLGHKASEYWLYTFFLNFNTQFADGFDYTKTPKERISRFLAPAYLSFGPGFAYKKSDNLRFNLSPAAVRFVFVNDTLLSTRYGLDAGKKVRTEFGASFDAYYKVNLMENVSFENILKLYSNYLDKPQNIDIDYTANLFMKVNKFITVNAGVQMIYDDNTAIPVIKEGKEIGKRNSALQIRQIVGAGVTYKF